The bacterium DNA segment TCCGTGACGCGAATGGCAACGCAGGCGTTCTCGGCCAATGCAGCCGCGACAGTCACCCGCCCATCGCGATCCACGGCTTCGACGGCGTTCTGGATCACGTTGGCAAAGGCCTGAACGAGTTGGTGGCGGCAGGCATCGAGCGCGATGTGGTCAGGCACCTCGCGGTGCAACTGGATCGCGCGCAGAGAAGTGGCCGAGGTCTTGAGCTTGTCATTGGCAAGCTCGAACGCGGCTTCAACGATATCCCGGAGGTTCTCGCGCCGGAAGTCGCAAGACAGATCCTGCGCATAGCCCTTCAAGTCGTCCAGAATGCGGTTCAGAAAGGCGGCTCGCTCCCGGGCTTTCGACAGCTGATCGAGCTGGCCGTCCTGGGACAAGCCGCTCTTTGCCGCCTGATCCAATGCGCCGGCGAGCGAAGTCAGCACGCCGCGGATTTCATGCGTCGCGGCGCTGGCTAGAATCTCGAAGTACCGTTCGCCGATGCGAAGTGCCCGCTCCGCCGCGGTGTGCCCGTACTTGTTCACGAACCAGTCGTAATCTTCGTAAACGCCCTCAATCTTCTGCTGCTTCTGGGCCTCCACGCGCATCAGGCGCTTCCGCCGGCCCAACGTCCGCTCGGCGGCCTTCCGAACCCACGCGTTGGAATCGCTGGCGAGGCGCGAAATCATCGGATCGAAGTCGTCGGATCGGAGATGCATCAGGGAATCCGCAACAGCCTGTCGCACCTCCCACTTGTCGTCAGCGGACAGAATGTGGAGGAGCCGGACAGCGGACAGGATGATCTCCGGCGGCCGGGCCGCCCGCAGCGTCTGGCCGACCTGCGCGGCCAGTGCCTGCCGCTCCGGCCAGGGCATCGGCGGCGCCCCTGCCAGCAGGCGCTGCAATGCGTTCTCAAGATCGCTCGGGTTCTCGCTCAATGTCCGTACCTGTCCATTCTCAGCTTGAACGCTTCCCGTCCGCCTTCAAGAAGAGTCTCTACGTCCTCGCGGCATTCATCCACCGTTCCGGACCGCCGGAGCGAGCCTTGTTTCCCAGTGGAGTCCAAGACGAAGATTCGC contains these protein-coding regions:
- a CDS encoding ATP-binding protein; the encoded protein is MSENPSDLENALQRLLAGAPPMPWPERQALAAQVGQTLRAARPPEIILSAVRLLHILSADDKWEVRQAVADSLMHLRSDDFDPMISRLASDSNAWVRKAAERTLGRRKRLMRVEAQKQQKIEGVYEDYDWFVNKYGHTAAERALRIGERYFEILASAATHEIRGVLTSLAGALDQAAKSGLSQDGQLDQLSKARERAAFLNRILDDLKGYAQDLSCDFRRENLRDIVEAAFELANDKLKTSATSLRAIQLHREVPDHIALDACRHQLVQAFANVIQNAVEAVDRDGRVTVAAALAENACVAIRVTDNGVGMSPAEKRDAFIPFKTSKKNQGGTGFGLPIAKKIVQAHGGSITIESVEDQGTTVTVTLPLTQQDRLEE